The Gloeomargarita sp. SKYB120 genome has a segment encoding these proteins:
- a CDS encoding Calvin cycle protein CP12 has translation MSDIHAQIQAELEAARAICEQKGIDSPECAVAWDTVEELQAEAAHQRQAQTPKTSFEQYCDANPDAAECRVYDD, from the coding sequence ATGAGCGACATTCACGCGCAAATTCAGGCGGAACTGGAGGCGGCTCGGGCGATCTGCGAGCAGAAGGGAATTGACTCGCCGGAGTGCGCTGTGGCCTGGGATACGGTAGAGGAATTGCAGGCGGAGGCCGCCCATCAACGGCAAGCCCAGACTCCCAAGACCTCCTTCGAGCAGTACTGTGATGCCAATCCCGATGCGGCGGAATGCCGAGTGTACGACGACTAA
- a CDS encoding ferritin-like domain-containing protein, with product MRVGSPAHRELFCRSLLETHRAYDPAQFPWPDLDAETLAFLRGIPFWQEALATEKRAGVMARAFAEEIDDPLLRAAVALQADEEARHGRLLASLVQRYGIPVVLDPPYTPPKNLKQAFIDFGYSECLDSFFAFGFFRIAQQSGFFPEALLTLFDPILDEEARHIVFFVNWMAYQQACGGRGFFLYRGLNTLWNYSKALRHLLRSVRRADASGAGFTATGALVFAPDLTLRRFLATCVQENERRMQAFDPELLQPRLLPHLSRLLLTLWQRWPQKRTQMSPA from the coding sequence ATGCGTGTAGGGAGCCCCGCCCATCGGGAATTGTTCTGTCGCAGCTTGCTGGAGACGCACCGGGCTTACGACCCAGCCCAATTCCCCTGGCCTGACCTGGATGCGGAAACCTTGGCCTTCCTGCGGGGGATTCCCTTCTGGCAGGAGGCGCTGGCAACGGAAAAGCGCGCTGGGGTCATGGCGCGGGCCTTTGCCGAGGAGATTGACGACCCTTTACTCCGAGCGGCAGTGGCGCTCCAGGCGGACGAGGAGGCGCGGCATGGACGCTTGTTGGCCAGCTTGGTCCAGCGCTATGGCATTCCTGTGGTGCTAGACCCCCCCTACACCCCACCCAAAAACCTCAAGCAGGCCTTCATTGACTTCGGCTACAGCGAGTGTCTAGACTCGTTTTTCGCCTTCGGCTTTTTCCGCATTGCCCAGCAGTCGGGCTTTTTCCCCGAGGCGCTGCTGACTCTGTTCGACCCTATCCTTGACGAGGAGGCCCGCCACATCGTGTTTTTCGTCAACTGGATGGCCTACCAGCAAGCCTGTGGGGGCCGAGGATTTTTCCTCTACCGGGGCCTGAACACGCTGTGGAACTACAGCAAGGCGCTGCGTCACCTGCTGAGGTCCGTGCGGCGTGCGGATGCCAGTGGAGCGGGATTCACGGCCACCGGCGCGTTGGTCTTTGCCCCAGACTTGACCCTACGTCGTTTTTTGGCGACCTGTGTGCAGGAAAACGAGCGGCGTATGCAGGCGTTTGACCCCGAACTGCTCCAGCCGCGTCTGTTGCCTCACCTGTCCCGCCTACTGTTGACCCTGTGGCAACGGTGGCCCCAGAAACGGACGCAGATGTCGCCGGCCTAG